A stretch of DNA from Candidatus Aramenus sp. CH1:
CTACCTATGATTTGTGCTCTCACTTTGCTCTTAACTGCGTTGGGGTCTTCAGTTATAACTAGAAACGCCCCCGAGGAGATGAACCTCAGGGGGTCTATGGAGAGCGCGTCCACGATCTCCTTCACTTCCTTCCTGAGCCCTATTGCCTTCTCATCTATCTTGATGGTGGAGTTAAACCTCCTGGCCAACTCCAGTGAGCATTGAAGGAGACCTCCATCTGTGACGTCGTGCATGAACTTGACGAACCTAGATACCTTTAGTGCTTTTTCTTGGACGCTTAGTTCCTCCCTGAACTCCCTGGTCCTCTTGAGAGTCTCATCCCTGATCCCCTTTGCCTTGAGCAGGGAAGCGAACTGTGTTGCGAGTATCCACGAGCCCTCAAGTCCCAGGTCCCCTACCAAGAGGACATAGTCCCCCTCCTTTACAGACCTCCCGTCCATTAACACGTCCGTCTCCCCCAGTGCAGTTGTAACCACTATGTCGCGTTTTGACTCTATCACCTCCGTGTGTCCTCCCACAACACTACAGCCTATCTTGTTACACGCCTCGTTTATCCCTCTCAGTACGCCGTTCAAGTGGGCCTTGTCGGAGAGCAGTATCGTGGTCAATACCCACTTACACTCGACCCCCTTCATGTTTACATCGTTGCAAGCTACTACAACTGAGAGGTAGCCCGCGTCCTTCCCTGACTCTGTTATAGGGTCAGAGTGTACCACTACGTATTTTCCTTTCACCTCTATCACAGCGTCGTCTTCTCCAACCGCTGGGCACACTACGCAGTTGCCAGTCTTTACGTTGTTTATAAAGCTAGGTAAAGGTAGCTTACCAAAAGACACATTATATACTCTGCACAAAAATAAAATAAACCATGCTAAGCGTCGAAGTCAGGGACTTGTGGAAGGTATATAAGAACAAGGTGGAGGCCCTCAAGGGCGTTACCTTCTCGGTCAACCAAGGCGAGGTGTTCTCGCTACTGGGCCCAAACGGGGCTGGTAAGAGCACTACCATTAAGGTGATCTCATGCGTACTAAAGCCGACTAAGGGGACTGTCAATGTTCTTGGCCACGACGTCCCTGGGGAGTGCAATACTGTGAGGGGCTTAATAGGGATAATGCCCCAGGAGTTCCAGGGGTTCTCTGACCTCACGGTGGAGGACAACGTCAGCTACTTCGCTAGCTTGTACAATAGGAGGGTCGACGTAGAAGACGTGTTGGAGAGGCTCGACTTGATCAAGTACAAGAACAAGAAGTTCAAGGAGCTATCTGGGGGCTACAAGAGGAGGGTTGCCATAGCTTGCGCCTTGGCTGGGGACTCAAAAATCGTCTCCCTTGACGAGCCCACGGTAGGGCTTGACCCCAGGTCCAGGAGGTCCATCTGGGAGATTGTAAAGGGACTCAGAGAAAGCGGTACGACCGTCCTCCTCACCACCCACTACTTGGACGAAGCCCAAATGCTGTCTGACAGGGTAGCGATAATATTCGACGGGAAGATAGTCAAAACTGGTACCCCGGAGGACATAATGAGAGAGTTCAAAAAGGAGAGTCTAGAGGAGGCTTACCTGGCTTTAATGGAAAGCTTAGGCGAGGTATGATGAAGAGAATCCTCCTCACTATTAAGGCCGTGATAAAGGACAACTTAAGCAGCAAGGCTACATGGTTCTTCATTATCTTCTTTCCCCTGTTCCTTACCTTAATATTCGCCCTAGGTTTTGGGGCTGGGACTCAAGTGCACCAGTACGTGGTAGTGAACGACCAACAGCTGGGGAAGTACATAAACCAGAGTGAGCTCTTCACCGCCCTCTACGGCATAAACGAGAGGGAGGCCCTGCTGAGGGGTTACATCTTCGTCAACGCCACAAACGAGACGGTGAACATCTACTACCCGCAAAACGACAAGTACT
This window harbors:
- a CDS encoding ABC transporter ATP-binding protein, with product MLSVEVRDLWKVYKNKVEALKGVTFSVNQGEVFSLLGPNGAGKSTTIKVISCVLKPTKGTVNVLGHDVPGECNTVRGLIGIMPQEFQGFSDLTVEDNVSYFASLYNRRVDVEDVLERLDLIKYKNKKFKELSGGYKRRVAIACALAGDSKIVSLDEPTVGLDPRSRRSIWEIVKGLRESGTTVLLTTHYLDEAQMLSDRVAIIFDGKIVKTGTPEDIMREFKKESLEEAYLALMESLGEV
- a CDS encoding AIR synthase-related protein encodes the protein MSFGKLPLPSFINNVKTGNCVVCPAVGEDDAVIEVKGKYVVVHSDPITESGKDAGYLSVVVACNDVNMKGVECKWVLTTILLSDKAHLNGVLRGINEACNKIGCSVVGGHTEVIESKRDIVVTTALGETDVLMDGRSVKEGDYVLLVGDLGLEGSWILATQFASLLKAKGIRDETLKRTREFREELSVQEKALKVSRFVKFMHDVTDGGLLQCSLELARRFNSTIKIDEKAIGLRKEVKEIVDALSIDPLRFISSGAFLVITEDPNAVKSKVRAQIIGRVERGDPVVVTERRVISDDVEEELARVESDYNGWWERD